A window of Candidatus Dojkabacteria bacterium contains these coding sequences:
- the gpmI gene encoding 2,3-bisphosphoglycerate-independent phosphoglycerate mutase: protein MDRNEKWERTEQAYSMLTKGAGTKVADWQSGLNASYTAGKTDEFIEPTIIPDGSDIPMIVENDVVLFLNFRSDRATQLSEAFIQSDFMHFQTVAFQNLYYAGMVAYKKDFPNKVIMPKEYVNLSLGRMLSESNLRQLRIAESEKFPHVTYFFNGGLDVKYPGEDRIEIQSPNVPTYDLKPEMSALQVTEALEARIKTGTYDFILLNLANPDMVGHTGNMEACIKAIQATDYCVNRLVDRFTAMGGTVILTADHGNVEEVIKFGTEDVVDTEHSLNPVPFIVVDKNLPKVNMRFGKLSDIAPTVLHLMGISKPDEMRGQSLLNK from the coding sequence ATGGATAGAAATGAGAAGTGGGAGCGAACCGAGCAGGCTTACTCGATGCTTACCAAGGGAGCAGGAACAAAGGTAGCAGATTGGCAGAGCGGGTTAAATGCCTCGTATACTGCCGGCAAGACCGATGAGTTTATCGAGCCCACGATTATCCCTGACGGGAGCGATATCCCGATGATTGTTGAAAACGATGTGGTGCTCTTTCTAAATTTCCGATCTGACCGAGCGACACAGCTATCTGAGGCTTTCATCCAGTCAGATTTTATGCATTTCCAGACAGTGGCATTCCAGAATCTCTACTACGCTGGCATGGTGGCATACAAGAAAGATTTCCCTAATAAGGTTATTATGCCCAAAGAGTATGTGAATCTGTCACTTGGACGCATGCTCTCTGAAAGCAACCTACGCCAACTTAGGATTGCCGAATCTGAGAAATTCCCACACGTGACATATTTCTTTAATGGAGGCCTAGATGTGAAATACCCAGGCGAAGATCGTATTGAGATCCAGTCACCCAACGTGCCAACTTACGATTTGAAGCCAGAAATGAGTGCTTTGCAAGTGACCGAGGCCTTGGAGGCAAGGATTAAGACTGGAACATATGACTTTATCCTGCTTAATCTGGCCAATCCAGACATGGTCGGGCACACAGGTAATATGGAGGCCTGTATCAAGGCTATTCAAGCGACTGATTACTGTGTAAACCGCTTGGTAGATAGATTTACAGCAATGGGCGGCACAGTAATATTAACCGCAGATCACGGAAATGTAGAAGAGGTAATCAAATTTGGTACCGAGGATGTAGTAGATACTGAGCACTCGTTAAACCCTGTTCCATTTATTGTTGTAGACAAGAATTTACCAAAGGTAAATATGCGATTCGGCAAGCTATCCGATATTGCGCCGACTGTACTGCATCTGATGGGTATCAGCAAGCCAGACGAGATGCGTGGCCAAAGCCTGCTTAATAAATAG
- the rplS gene encoding 50S ribosomal protein L19 — protein MNPEILKKIEADQYKNRPDVQVGDRVRLHMWIKEGGKQRIQVFEGNVIAISGTGLSKTLTVRKISYGVGVERIIPLHSPNLEKIEITKRGKARSSKLYFIRERVGRMAMRVAGHKDVYMTDEEVKEAESEDSATAAEGAEVAEAPVEAEATEEKAEEKSEAVEEKTEEKSAEVKEEAKADKE, from the coding sequence ATGAACCCCGAGATACTAAAGAAAATTGAAGCTGACCAGTACAAGAACAGACCAGATGTCCAGGTTGGTGATCGCGTAAGACTTCACATGTGGATTAAAGAGGGTGGTAAGCAGAGAATCCAGGTGTTCGAGGGTAACGTAATCGCAATCAGCGGTACTGGCCTAAGCAAGACATTGACAGTCCGCAAGATCTCTTACGGAGTAGGCGTTGAGCGAATCATCCCATTGCACTCACCAAATCTTGAGAAGATCGAGATCACAAAGCGAGGTAAAGCACGAAGCTCGAAGCTTTACTTCATCCGCGAGCGAGTTGGCCGTATGGCTATGCGTGTCGCAGGTCATAAGGATGTATATATGACCGATGAAGAGGTGAAAGAGGCTGAGAGCGAAGATAGCGCAACCGCAGCAGAAGGTGCAGAGGTGGCTGAGGCTCCAGTCGAGGCAGAAGCTACTGAGGAGAAGGCTGAAGAGAAGAGCGAAGCCGTTGAGGAAAAAACAGAAGAAAAGTCAGCAGAAGTAAAAGAAGAAGCCAAAGCCGATAAGGAATAG
- a CDS encoding glucosaminidase domain-containing protein: MQVPLNYKRKALVLVVMILLSGNFVNVFSQLQIDDNIITEHSAFAASEYRKEFVVPVQYDFTQDAAKQAIVDQRVEDLKYSQENIRKLESYLSKRGSPMASQAKTFEKMAVKYGLPYNLMPAIAVIESGAGRHNYRPYNYAGMGGQGGALSFTSYEQAIEKHAQILRFGYFDKGADTPHEIGRYYCYQCPTWGYKVQGVMNEIDRQ, translated from the coding sequence ATGCAAGTCCCATTGAATTACAAGAGAAAAGCCCTCGTACTCGTTGTCATGATACTTCTTTCAGGCAACTTTGTGAACGTATTCAGCCAGCTTCAAATTGACGACAATATCATAACCGAGCATTCTGCATTTGCCGCTTCAGAGTACCGTAAGGAATTCGTAGTACCAGTTCAGTACGATTTTACGCAAGATGCCGCAAAGCAGGCAATAGTCGACCAGCGGGTAGAAGATCTGAAGTATAGCCAGGAGAATATTCGAAAGCTCGAAAGCTACCTAAGCAAGCGTGGCTCACCTATGGCCTCTCAGGCAAAGACCTTTGAAAAGATGGCTGTGAAGTATGGCCTCCCTTACAACCTGATGCCTGCCATCGCGGTAATAGAATCAGGTGCAGGTCGACATAACTATCGACCTTACAATTATGCAGGTATGGGTGGTCAGGGCGGTGCACTGAGCTTCACAAGCTATGAGCAGGCAATCGAGAAGCATGCCCAGATACTTAGATTTGGTTATTTCGACAAAGGTGCCGACACTCCACATGAAATTGGTCGCTACTACTGTTACCAATGTCCTACCTGGGGATATAAAGTGCAGGGCGTCATGAACGAGATTGATAGGCAGTAG
- a CDS encoding 3'-5' exonuclease, producing the protein MQKYKKYLNPIVTKLDTISDFSNAEITSETQKEEQPYLEKVVKMLISDIHRELKVMEDLEEQIEHWITVIDNETGDDKNEALTEYKKLQDMMHDLLERMNRILDMIYSPYFGKISFHRKKNERYPETTLQMYLGKFAYMDKDSHLPLITDWRAPIANLYYMNTGPTDDVSFVAPTGVQSGDLLQKRQFEIAEGRITHIYDAKSGNAAADEFLLSQLTKRIGQKLKDIVATIQEQQNDIIRAGIDKPTLIQGVAGSGKTTIILHRMAYLFYTYAEKIRPERSLIIAPNRMFLDYISDVLPSLGVSYLEQNVYLFWARSILGFNDKYMQNVDKDNLEIMKLKGSKDFVELINRYFEKLEADIFEGLTGTTGYDIEYRYRELSQQHPQMTMIEKLELSVDYAFAQVQFKKKMIGDFMGNLEVQKEKRKKILDYIRKSTDIYKAYQGLFKRSEITVSTDSISWKEVAAHTNAYLKGTPGNSIGYKLEDLAPMVWLYFKIHGFKDSQRSYIIVDEAQDLSPFQLLTLARIAERGNITIAGDLAQSIVPPFHIDDWDKVIALFKEQIPEFAQPDYFQLFRCYRTTVEVIDYANRIFKKYFPDSYKLPEAVLRHGDTVKQIETSSPLEAGKESDIKELLQILNGETEKGAATTAIICKNEGHADRIHNALLPHAEKMKSLLVSHKEEDYHTGVLVLPIEKAKGLEFDSVILADVSNEHYKDNGLDVRLLYVGITRALHRLYIIHPQGDTSELLSD; encoded by the coding sequence ATGCAGAAGTATAAGAAATACCTCAACCCCATCGTGACCAAGCTGGACACGATTTCCGATTTTAGTAATGCAGAGATAACCTCAGAGACCCAGAAAGAAGAGCAGCCATACCTTGAGAAGGTGGTTAAAATGCTTATTTCCGACATTCACCGAGAGCTTAAGGTCATGGAAGATCTAGAAGAGCAGATCGAACACTGGATCACTGTCATCGATAACGAGACAGGAGACGACAAGAACGAAGCATTGACAGAGTATAAGAAGCTGCAGGATATGATGCACGATCTGCTAGAGAGGATGAATCGCATCCTCGATATGATCTATTCGCCTTACTTCGGCAAAATCAGCTTCCACCGCAAGAAGAATGAGCGCTATCCAGAGACAACACTTCAAATGTATCTGGGCAAATTTGCCTACATGGACAAAGATTCGCATCTGCCGTTGATTACCGACTGGAGAGCACCTATTGCCAACCTTTACTACATGAACACAGGGCCAACCGATGACGTGTCATTTGTGGCTCCAACAGGTGTGCAAAGCGGTGATCTGCTTCAGAAAAGGCAGTTTGAGATCGCCGAGGGAAGAATCACACATATTTATGACGCCAAGAGCGGTAATGCTGCTGCCGATGAATTCTTGCTCTCTCAATTAACCAAGCGCATAGGCCAAAAGCTGAAAGATATTGTCGCCACAATCCAGGAGCAGCAAAACGACATAATCCGCGCAGGAATCGATAAGCCTACTTTGATCCAGGGTGTCGCGGGCTCGGGAAAGACTACAATTATCCTCCATCGGATGGCCTACCTGTTTTATACCTACGCCGAGAAGATCAGGCCAGAGCGCTCCTTGATAATTGCGCCAAACAGAATGTTCCTAGACTATATATCGGATGTGTTACCAAGCCTTGGTGTTTCCTACCTTGAGCAGAATGTATATCTCTTCTGGGCTAGAAGCATACTTGGATTCAACGACAAATATATGCAAAATGTCGACAAGGACAACCTAGAAATAATGAAGCTAAAGGGGAGCAAAGATTTCGTAGAGTTGATTAACAGATACTTTGAAAAGCTGGAGGCTGATATTTTCGAAGGGCTCACAGGAACAACGGGCTACGATATCGAATATAGGTATCGAGAGCTCTCACAGCAGCACCCACAGATGACTATGATTGAGAAACTTGAGCTCTCGGTAGACTATGCCTTCGCCCAGGTGCAATTCAAGAAGAAAATGATCGGGGACTTCATGGGCAATCTCGAAGTACAGAAAGAGAAGCGCAAAAAGATTCTTGATTACATTAGAAAATCTACAGATATTTACAAAGCGTATCAGGGTCTGTTTAAGCGGTCAGAGATAACTGTCAGCACTGACTCAATCAGCTGGAAAGAGGTAGCTGCACACACAAATGCTTACCTCAAAGGCACTCCAGGCAACTCGATCGGATATAAGCTCGAGGATCTTGCCCCCATGGTGTGGCTATATTTCAAGATTCACGGTTTTAAGGATAGCCAGCGTAGCTACATTATCGTAGATGAGGCACAGGATCTTAGCCCATTCCAGCTATTAACCCTCGCCCGTATTGCTGAGCGCGGAAATATTACTATCGCAGGTGATTTAGCTCAATCAATCGTCCCACCGTTTCATATCGATGACTGGGATAAGGTGATCGCACTATTTAAAGAGCAGATTCCTGAGTTCGCACAGCCCGACTACTTCCAGCTTTTCCGCTGCTACCGAACTACCGTTGAAGTTATCGATTATGCAAACCGCATTTTCAAGAAGTACTTCCCGGATAGCTACAAGCTGCCAGAAGCAGTGCTTCGACATGGCGATACTGTAAAGCAGATAGAGACTTCAAGCCCACTTGAGGCTGGGAAGGAGTCAGATATCAAAGAGCTGCTCCAGATATTAAATGGCGAGACTGAGAAGGGTGCAGCCACGACGGCGATTATTTGCAAGAACGAGGGTCACGCTGACCGTATCCACAACGCGCTGCTACCTCACGCAGAGAAGATGAAATCACTCCTGGTAAGCCATAAAGAGGAAGATTACCATACAGGAGTCTTGGTACTCCCAATAGAGAAAGCAAAAGGGCTTGAGTTTGATTCGGTCATATTGGCCGATGTATCAAATGAGCATTACAAGGATAATGGTCTAGATGTGCGACTACTTTATGTCGGAATTACTAGAGCTCTTCACAGACTGTACATCATACATCCACAGGGCGACACTTCCGAGCTTCTTTCAGATTAG
- the mnmA gene encoding tRNA 2-thiouridine(34) synthase MnmA, translated as MSKIFVGMSGGVDSAVSAAILLRDGHDVTGVFMKNWSGDDLGIDDQCPWQEDMDYAQKACEKLNIPFISYNFEKEYRESVISNFYEEYERGNTPNPDILCNSFIKFDVFMKRAIEDGADLIATGHYARTEDGSLFKATDRSKDQTYFLSGLTEEQLSKAYFPLHSMKKSEVRKLAAELGLPNATRKDSQGICFVGKVDIQDFLSLRLKEIYGEIVDVDTDEVVGEHNGVWFYTNGQRKGLQIGGLEQPYFVACKDVENNRLYVANGKKHPQLWSNTISTEPFQFINQDEKLEGELTAQIRYRSEPTAVKFQDGKFVFKKPLWAPSKGQSLVVYRGEKCLGRGIITEWEPAVTL; from the coding sequence ATGAGCAAAATATTTGTCGGTATGTCTGGAGGTGTAGATAGCGCTGTTTCTGCGGCGATACTGTTACGTGACGGCCATGATGTTACCGGAGTATTCATGAAAAATTGGTCAGGCGACGATCTTGGGATCGATGATCAATGCCCATGGCAGGAAGACATGGATTATGCACAGAAAGCTTGCGAGAAGCTTAATATCCCTTTCATCTCTTACAATTTCGAGAAAGAGTATCGCGAGTCGGTTATTTCGAATTTCTATGAAGAGTATGAGCGTGGCAACACACCAAACCCAGATATTTTGTGCAATAGCTTCATTAAATTTGATGTTTTCATGAAACGAGCAATAGAGGATGGTGCAGATCTAATTGCCACCGGCCATTATGCACGCACTGAAGACGGGTCGCTATTTAAAGCTACGGACAGGAGCAAAGATCAGACATATTTTCTATCTGGACTTACAGAAGAGCAGCTATCCAAAGCATACTTCCCACTACACTCAATGAAGAAGTCAGAGGTGCGCAAGCTAGCAGCTGAATTAGGGTTACCAAATGCCACACGCAAGGACAGCCAGGGAATCTGCTTTGTCGGCAAGGTCGATATTCAAGATTTCCTAAGCCTGCGACTGAAGGAGATATATGGCGAAATCGTAGATGTTGATACAGATGAAGTAGTCGGAGAGCACAATGGAGTTTGGTTTTACACCAATGGACAGAGAAAGGGTTTGCAAATTGGTGGGCTTGAGCAGCCATATTTTGTGGCGTGTAAGGATGTGGAAAATAACAGGTTGTATGTCGCAAACGGCAAAAAGCATCCGCAGCTTTGGAGCAATACAATCAGTACCGAGCCATTTCAGTTTATCAATCAAGACGAAAAGCTGGAAGGCGAACTAACAGCACAGATACGATATCGAAGCGAGCCAACAGCAGTGAAATTCCAGGATGGTAAATTTGTATTTAAGAAGCCGCTTTGGGCGCCATCAAAGGGTCAGAGCCTTGTGGTCTACAGAGGCGAGAAATGTCTAGGACGAGGCATTATTACTGAGTGGGAACCAGCAGTTACACTGTAG
- a CDS encoding DUF192 domain-containing protein: MLARNLLGPTVIFCTVILFAVLILTMIYSTDNSVTDPRIVNSGLDDSWGRFTNADGEEVELLLEIADTEQKQRIGLMNRLDLHYDQGMLFAFESPRMGGFWMKNTLIYLDMIYIDSKFQVVDIVHYAAPCRIEQCRAYHPSSSYQYVVEVNGGWANENQVTEGSTFEINYSF, translated from the coding sequence ATGTTAGCGAGAAATCTACTTGGTCCCACGGTTATTTTCTGCACAGTCATACTGTTTGCCGTGCTGATTTTGACTATGATTTACAGCACTGATAACTCAGTCACCGACCCAAGGATTGTAAACTCTGGCTTAGATGATAGCTGGGGGAGATTCACAAATGCTGATGGTGAAGAGGTTGAGCTACTCCTAGAGATAGCAGACACGGAGCAGAAACAGAGAATCGGACTGATGAATCGCCTAGACCTACACTATGATCAAGGGATGCTATTTGCATTTGAGTCGCCAAGAATGGGCGGATTCTGGATGAAGAATACACTAATCTACCTGGATATGATCTATATTGATAGTAAGTTTCAAGTGGTCGACATTGTCCATTATGCTGCTCCTTGTCGTATTGAGCAGTGTAGGGCATATCACCCTTCGTCGAGCTATCAGTATGTGGTAGAGGTAAATGGCGGCTGGGCTAATGAAAACCAGGTGACAGAGGGTTCAACATTTGAGATTAATTACAGTTTTTAG
- a CDS encoding SDR family NAD(P)-dependent oxidoreductase gives MKTALITGGSRGIGKALVEKFLNEGYMVISTSTSGSFDYSNENLITKRLELEAHYQVVTFAEWAGKEGAKVDVLINNAAVAIDKDAEIVNIALLRRTLNVNLMGTIQLTEELLLREVMKDDSIIVNISSGFGSITEDMGSEWPAYSISKAAINKYTRLLASRLEDRNIRVYSFDPGWVKTDMGGDNAPRDPKEPAAEIFELVKSKSESGYFYLGTKKRDW, from the coding sequence ATGAAAACGGCACTAATTACTGGAGGAAGCAGAGGGATAGGAAAGGCCCTAGTTGAGAAGTTTCTTAACGAGGGCTATATGGTGATTTCTACTTCAACCTCAGGCTCATTCGATTATTCTAATGAGAACTTAATTACGAAGAGGCTTGAACTTGAAGCCCATTATCAGGTAGTCACATTCGCAGAGTGGGCTGGAAAAGAGGGTGCTAAAGTCGATGTGCTGATAAATAATGCGGCAGTTGCCATCGATAAAGATGCTGAAATTGTGAATATCGCTCTGCTCAGACGCACACTTAATGTGAATTTAATGGGTACTATCCAGCTGACCGAAGAGTTGCTTCTTCGTGAAGTGATGAAAGACGATTCTATCATCGTGAATATTTCATCGGGCTTTGGCTCGATTACTGAGGATATGGGTAGTGAGTGGCCGGCATACAGCATCTCGAAGGCAGCTATAAACAAATACACAAGGCTACTTGCTTCGAGGCTTGAAGACAGGAATATCCGGGTATACAGCTTCGATCCTGGTTGGGTTAAGACCGATATGGGTGGAGATAATGCTCCAAGAGATCCGAAAGAGCCTGCTGCAGAGATTTTCGAGCTGGTAAAATCTAAAAGTGAGAGTGGATATTTCTACCTCGGTACGAAGAAGAGAGATTGGTGA
- a CDS encoding putative DNA base hypermodification protein: MEIPDRLKGLYKHWSKHTLAQVKYDEKVLIDLEVLESIRQFAIERMLVWERKESGKSAPFTKDPILHKQRFCNIYRELDRQTIETHLLLESLLSTPSVWLLNLMYCRLACNPITVKNTGLLNFNENENLKVYQRLIEHPRPKYGTAYVFPINAIAKTGFPTREEFFCLYLPKLARKLWAEIEQFNETSVNTALERILPLLGVNLKFHMTEVLIDVAYQFPEKINLHKDFHIGPGAIPTLKLLSHSADPDALLNYLATIELEDFPYLTYNGVGVALSAENWEGIACEYRKYCNYKAGRGRSRLYIQPQQG; the protein is encoded by the coding sequence ATGGAAATCCCCGACAGGCTGAAAGGTCTCTATAAGCATTGGAGTAAGCACACTTTGGCGCAGGTCAAATATGACGAAAAGGTACTTATTGATTTAGAAGTGCTCGAGTCGATTCGCCAATTTGCAATTGAGAGAATGCTTGTGTGGGAGCGAAAAGAGAGCGGTAAGTCAGCACCTTTTACGAAAGACCCGATACTACACAAGCAGCGTTTCTGTAATATCTACCGCGAGCTTGATCGCCAAACTATTGAAACTCATTTACTTCTCGAGTCCTTGCTCAGCACCCCAAGTGTGTGGCTTCTCAACTTGATGTATTGCAGGCTTGCGTGCAACCCAATAACAGTTAAAAATACTGGGCTGTTAAATTTTAATGAAAATGAAAATCTTAAAGTTTATCAGCGGCTTATAGAGCATCCACGACCAAAATATGGGACAGCATACGTCTTTCCGATTAATGCAATCGCCAAAACAGGGTTTCCAACAAGAGAAGAGTTTTTCTGTCTCTATCTACCCAAGTTAGCCAGAAAGTTATGGGCAGAAATCGAGCAATTTAATGAAACCAGTGTAAACACGGCTTTAGAACGAATACTCCCACTGCTTGGAGTTAATCTCAAGTTTCATATGACCGAAGTGCTGATTGATGTTGCATATCAATTCCCTGAGAAAATTAATCTGCATAAAGATTTTCATATTGGACCTGGTGCAATTCCAACTCTGAAATTGCTCTCACACTCTGCTGATCCAGACGCTCTGCTTAATTACCTAGCCACGATCGAGTTAGAGGATTTCCCATATTTAACTTATAATGGGGTAGGAGTAGCTCTTTCGGCTGAGAACTGGGAAGGGATTGCATGCGAATATAGAAAATATTGCAACTATAAAGCCGGAAGGGGTAGAAGTAGGCTATACATACAGCCGCAACAGGGCTAA
- a CDS encoding DUF368 domain-containing protein, whose amino-acid sequence MKEYLLKIEIRKSIKYTLFGFLMGCAEIVPGVSGSAIALMGGIYEGIVEALFRTTQIAKTVLAFLMRKATFKDVRDQILKMDSKFVVPLGFGVLFALVTMTSAVLWMLDNYPYYLFAILLALLLAASVVPYMEMKRKGWRELLLFAVTFIVFSWIVFQDESSMITDPSYLLLLVAGFFGISGMILPGVSGGVILLVMGVYYYIIDTVHSLITLTVTPEQLIGLMFFGVGAAAGFFTISILMRKLLISARSLFMAFVMALVLSSAPTLWPFVDVTGYSESGKPIIEQVGVENFTDRQILTMVLLFALVFGTTFYLNWRSYKKA is encoded by the coding sequence ATGAAGGAATATCTCTTGAAAATTGAGATTAGGAAGAGTATTAAGTACACCCTCTTTGGTTTCCTTATGGGCTGTGCCGAGATCGTCCCAGGAGTGAGCGGGTCTGCCATCGCTTTGATGGGTGGTATATACGAAGGAATTGTTGAGGCACTCTTTAGAACTACCCAGATAGCGAAAACGGTTCTTGCCTTCTTGATGCGCAAGGCTACATTTAAGGATGTTCGCGACCAGATATTGAAAATGGACTCTAAATTTGTAGTTCCACTAGGTTTTGGAGTGCTGTTCGCTCTTGTAACGATGACCTCGGCAGTGCTGTGGATGCTTGATAACTACCCGTACTACCTATTTGCAATACTTTTGGCGCTACTACTTGCGGCCTCGGTAGTGCCATATATGGAAATGAAAAGAAAAGGGTGGAGAGAGCTTCTGCTTTTTGCCGTTACATTTATAGTTTTCTCTTGGATTGTGTTCCAAGATGAGTCGTCGATGATAACAGATCCATCATATCTGCTGCTCCTGGTGGCAGGATTCTTCGGTATTTCTGGAATGATCTTGCCTGGTGTGAGTGGTGGAGTAATACTTCTTGTTATGGGGGTCTACTACTACATTATTGATACAGTACATTCGTTAATTACCCTCACTGTGACTCCAGAGCAGCTTATAGGGCTAATGTTTTTTGGAGTAGGTGCTGCGGCAGGTTTCTTCACGATATCGATACTTATGAGGAAGCTTTTGATCAGTGCGAGAAGTCTGTTTATGGCTTTCGTCATGGCGCTCGTACTATCTTCGGCTCCTACTTTATGGCCATTTGTGGATGTGACTGGCTACTCAGAGAGTGGGAAACCGATTATTGAGCAGGTTGGTGTAGAGAATTTCACTGACAGGCAGATATTAACCATGGTACTGCTGTTTGCTCTGGTTTTCGGCACAACATTCTACCTGAACTGGCGGAGCTACAAGAAGGCGTAG
- a CDS encoding HAD-IB family phosphatase: protein MKIAVLDFDYTLFEGYARYELGYLMEEEGIINHGFSDEVKALQTAYEDGQITYNQKFADDKAIFANYFNGIRRADVTKFLHDHFDWDKYFYPHSSKLITTLKEHGYLTVIVSGCWDFILEEAQEMLDFDTFFCSAFKEKEGMLTNEFATILDYQSKREFSGQILAEATHSIGLGDSVADFEFLNLVNHPFLFEPRSDAIEASKGKNYIVVNRGDALEKIGAVLQ, encoded by the coding sequence ATGAAGATAGCTGTGCTAGATTTTGACTATACACTTTTTGAAGGGTATGCCAGATATGAATTGGGCTATCTGATGGAAGAGGAGGGTATAATTAATCACGGTTTTTCCGACGAGGTCAAAGCACTGCAAACCGCATATGAGGATGGGCAGATAACCTACAACCAGAAATTCGCAGACGATAAGGCAATTTTCGCAAACTATTTTAACGGAATAAGGCGCGCTGATGTTACCAAATTTTTACACGATCATTTCGATTGGGATAAATATTTCTACCCACACTCAAGCAAACTTATAACAACGCTAAAGGAGCATGGATATCTCACGGTAATCGTATCTGGCTGTTGGGATTTTATTCTTGAGGAGGCACAGGAAATGTTGGATTTCGATACATTTTTTTGTTCTGCGTTTAAAGAGAAAGAAGGAATGCTTACAAACGAATTCGCAACAATACTTGATTACCAGAGTAAGCGTGAATTTTCAGGTCAGATATTGGCTGAGGCGACACACTCAATCGGTTTAGGCGATTCAGTTGCTGATTTTGAGTTTCTAAATCTAGTCAACCACCCATTCCTTTTCGAGCCAAGAAGCGATGCTATTGAGGCTTCAAAAGGGAAGAACTATATTGTTGTGAACCGTGGAGATGCATTGGAAAAGATAGGTGCTGTTCTGCAGTAG
- a CDS encoding sigma-70 family RNA polymerase sigma factor, with product MTNDELRSFYREQMPRIYKFFYYKTLSRTRSEDMTSDTFVRFLEKTKAADIQDKDKYIWGVAYNVFQDFLRQKYESVLVQFDEEIFDEYANQYIEERESATTLEERILPFIAKLPQKQKEIATLRLIEKNSLSDICLILNKDMNYVKTTQKRAIRKLKELVACTP from the coding sequence ATGACCAATGATGAGCTGAGGAGTTTCTACCGCGAGCAGATGCCACGGATATACAAATTCTTCTACTACAAAACATTGTCGCGAACCCGCAGCGAGGACATGACCAGCGATACATTCGTCAGATTTCTCGAAAAAACAAAAGCGGCAGATATCCAAGACAAAGATAAGTATATATGGGGCGTCGCCTACAATGTTTTCCAAGATTTCCTCCGCCAGAAATATGAATCGGTGCTTGTGCAGTTTGATGAAGAGATCTTCGATGAGTATGCGAATCAGTATATTGAAGAGCGCGAATCAGCCACTACATTAGAAGAAAGAATTCTGCCATTTATTGCTAAATTGCCGCAAAAACAGAAAGAGATCGCTACGCTTAGACTAATTGAGAAAAATTCTTTATCCGACATCTGCCTTATCCTCAATAAAGACATGAACTATGTAAAAACAACTCAAAAACGCGCAATACGGAAGCTAAAAGAGCTAGTAGCATGTACACCGTAG
- a CDS encoding SDR family oxidoreductase gives MDPLTPLSELINLKGKLAIVTGATSGIGKGIANRLAEAGADLILISRTEADLKTTAEEFAHYGVNIQTFALDVGVKEKIDDFWQKIAEQTPNILVNNAGIYPFGHFLETDQGLYQKVMDVNLNSSYWMCFNFIKKLTEADLPGNIVNIGSIEAVMPLQDGLIHYSISKAGVIALTRGLARDFGEKHIRVNAILPGGIKTGGTSEIAKDLFKLKLGLLQDAYNFQQRLPLGRIGEPDDVAKVALMLVSDISSYMTGAIVPVDGGFLSS, from the coding sequence TTGGATCCACTCACACCTCTCTCAGAGCTTATAAACCTCAAAGGTAAGCTTGCGATCGTCACTGGGGCTACCTCAGGAATTGGGAAAGGGATCGCCAACAGGCTTGCCGAGGCCGGGGCTGATCTCATACTTATCAGCCGAACAGAAGCAGACCTTAAGACGACAGCAGAAGAGTTTGCTCACTACGGGGTAAATATCCAGACTTTTGCCCTAGACGTGGGTGTAAAAGAGAAGATTGATGATTTTTGGCAGAAGATTGCTGAGCAGACACCAAATATTTTGGTCAATAATGCGGGTATCTATCCATTTGGACATTTCTTGGAGACAGATCAGGGGCTGTATCAAAAAGTGATGGATGTGAACCTGAATTCCAGTTACTGGATGTGCTTTAATTTCATTAAAAAGCTGACCGAAGCAGACCTGCCAGGAAATATTGTGAATATTGGCTCGATCGAGGCTGTGATGCCGCTTCAAGATGGTTTGATTCATTATTCGATCTCGAAGGCTGGAGTTATTGCACTTACACGTGGGCTGGCAAGGGATTTCGGAGAGAAGCATATTCGTGTCAATGCGATATTGCCTGGTGGAATTAAGACTGGTGGGACAAGTGAGATAGCGAAAGATCTTTTCAAATTGAAGCTTGGGTTGCTGCAGGATGCTTATAATTTCCAGCAGCGGTTGCCGCTAGGGAGGATTGGTGAGCCCGATGATGTTGCGAAGGTGGCGCTTATGTTGGTGAGTGATATTTCGAGCTATATGACCGGGGCGATTGTGCCGGTAGATGGAGGGTTTTTGTCGTCGTAG